One stretch of Glycine soja cultivar W05 chromosome 7, ASM419377v2, whole genome shotgun sequence DNA includes these proteins:
- the LOC114419840 gene encoding glutamate receptor 2.8-like isoform X1 has protein sequence MTMSMLNLQKYFPSLPFYLILCLWPLHLMAREVTIPIGVVLDLNSPIGSMANSCIWMAHHDFYKQHPRFQTRLDLRTRNSGGDTVKAAYAAFDLITKEKVKAIIGPQKSEQARHVINLGRELGIPIISFSATSPSLSPAHTPIFIRMAQNDSSQVKAIAAIVEAYGWREVVLIYENTEYGNGLVPHLIDALDAVDTKVPYRSVIDPIFEESHILEELENLKENSTRIFIVHMTGEHGSRFFSAVEKAGMMSEGYGWIVTEGLSVELDPSALERMDNMQGVLGVRTIVRNNEKLDDFKKRWKTLSFMENNIKYHAYRTHTITLFGLWAYDTVWALAMAVENATNYGKQSASLVNAILATKFQGLSGYVDLKGGQLESSVVEVFNVIGHKERIIGYWSPKRGLFQDDQEKQKVRQPVWPGYTMDQPPKLRFGVPVRKGFTEFVKVETIFNTTKVSGFVVDVFLEVLKALPFSVSYEFVPLENYGALAGPIANNKSMKFDAGVGDITIVYDRTNYLNFTLPYLESVVSMVVSMKHDEKRNMWVFLKPLSWGLWLTTGAALVLIGFVVWFLEHRSNNTAFRGTPKQQLGIVFWFSFSTLVFAHRERLVSNWSRGLLIIWIFVVLIITQSYTASLTSMLTIESLQPEFIDIKEIKRNNYFVGYQNQSFVKTILINELGFNESQLKAYNTPEEYHEALSKGTNNGGVAAIFDESPYINVFLSKYDTGYATVGPFYKTNGLAFAFPPQSPLVPYFSRALLNVIEDKDKFEGIKNKYFSTRIVSKDQSTSILDSQGLTVNSFAGLFIITTIASFVSFTFYVFTFLYSQ, from the exons ATGACAATGTCAATGCTAAATCTCCAAAAGTACTTTCCCTCGCTCCCCTTCTACCTCATACTGTGCCTCTGGCCATTACACTTGATGGCAAGGGAGGTTACGATACCAATAGGGGTAGTTCTTGATTTGAACTCCCCAATTGGGAGCATGGCTAACAGCTGCATATGGATGGCACATCATGATTTCTATAAACAGCATCCTCGTTTTCAAACCAGACTTGATCTTCGAACAAGAAATTCTGGCGGTGATACAGTCAAAGCAGCATATGCAG CCTTTGATTTAATAACGAAAGAAAAGGTGAAGGCAATTATTGGACCTCAAAAATCAGAACAAGCAAGGCATGTAATAAACCTTGGGCGCGAGCTTGGCATCCCCATTATCTCCTTCTCCGCTACAAGTCCATCTCTTTCCCCAGCCCACACTCCCATTTTCATACGAATGGCACAAAATGATTCTTCTCAGGTGAAAGCCATAGCAGCCATTGTGGAAGCATATGGATGGCGAGAAGTTGTCCTTATATACGAAAACACTGAATACGGAAACGGTCTTGTCCCACATCTGATAGATGCATTGGATGCAGTGGACACAAAAGTACCTTACAGAAGCGTCATTGACCCCATTTTTGAAGAGTCCCACATTTTGGAAGAGCTCGAAAATCTCAAGGAAAATTCGACAAGAATATTCATTGTTCACATGACGGGTGAACATGGGTCGAGATTCTTTTCAGCTGTAGAGAAAGCTGGAATGATGAGTGAAGGGTATGGATGGATAGTCACTGAAGGGTTATCTGTTGAGTTAGATCCTTCAGCTCTAGAAAGAATGGACAACATGCAAGGTGTCTTGGGAGTGAGGACAATAGTGAGAAACAATGAAAAGCTCGATGATTTTAAGAAAAGATGGAAAACCTTGTCTTTTATGGAAAACAACATAAAGTATCACGCTTATCGTACTCATACCATCACATTGTTTGGGTTGTGGGCTTATGATACAGTGTGGGCATTAGCCATGGCCGTAGAAAATGCAACCAATTATGGGAAACAAAGTGCTTCCCTTGTAAATGCAATCCTAGCTACGAAATTCCAAGGCCTATCTGGGTATGTTGATTTGAAAGGAGGACAATTAGAGTCGTCAGTGGTTGAAGTGTTCAATGTGATAGGACACAAAGAGAGAATTATTGGATATTGGAGCCCTAAAAGAGGGCTATTCCAAGATGACCAAGAAAAGCAGAAAGTGAGGCAGCCAGTTTGGCCAGGTTACACAATGGATCAGCCACCCAAGTTGAGATTTGGGGTTCCTGTGAGAAAGGGTTTCACTGAATTTGTAAAAGTGGAAACCATATTTAACACCACAAAAGTTTCTGGGTTTGTTGTTGATGTGTTTTTAGAGGTCTTGAAGGCATTGCCTTTCTCAGTATCATACGAATTCGTCCCCCTAGAAAACTATGGCGCCCTTGCTGGACCTATTGCAAACAACAAGTCCATG AAGTTCGATGCTGGAGTCGGAGACATAACAATTGTTTATGATCgcacaaattatttaaatttcacgTTGCCTTATTTAGAATCTGTGGTGTCAATGGTAGTTTCAATGAAGCATGATGAGAAACGAAACATGTGGGTGTTCTTAAAGCCTCTAAGTTGGGGTCTTTGGTTGACTACTGGTGCAGCCTTGGTCCTCATCGGTTTCGTTGTGTGGTTTCTAGAGCATCGCTCAAACAACACAGCCTTTAGGGGGACCCCAAAACAACAACTTGGcattgttttttggttttccttcTCCACACTTGTCTTTGCTCACC GGGAGAGATTGGTAAGTAATTGGTCCAGAGGTTTGTTGATTATATGGATATTTGTAGTGCTCATCATCACCCAAAGTTACACTGCAAGTTTAACTTCGATGCTAACAATAGAAAGCCTACAACCGGAATTCATTGacataaaagagataaaaaggaATAATTATTTTGTGGGATATCAGAATCAATCCTTcgtgaaaacaattttaataaatgaattaGGATTCAATGAGTCTCAGTTGAAGGCCTATAATACTCCTGAAGAGTATCATGAAGCACTTTCAAAAGGGACCAACAATGGTGGGGTGGCGGCTATCTTTGATGAAAGTCCATACATCAACGTTTTTCTATCAAAATATGACACTGGCTATGCTACGGTGGGACCgttttataaaacaaatggaCTTGCCTTT GCATTTCCCCCACAGTCACCTCTAGTGCCATATTTTTCGAGGGCACTCCTAAATGTCATTGAAGATAAAGACAAGTTTGAAGGGATTAAAAACAAGTATTTCTCGACAAGAATTGTCTCTAAAGATCAAAGTACCTCAATTTTAGACAGCCAAGGTCTTACGGTGAATAGCTTTGCAGGTCTTTTCATCATCACAACAATTGCCTCATTCGTATCATTCACATTTTATGTGTTTACTTTCCTATACTCACAATAG
- the LOC114419840 gene encoding glutamate receptor 2.8-like isoform X2, with protein MTMSMLNLQKYFPSLPFYLILCLWPLHLMAREVTIPIGVVLDLNSPIGSMANSCIWMAHHDFYKQHPRFQTRLDLRTRNSGGDTVKAAYAAFDLITKEKVKAIIGPQKSEQARHVINLGRELGIPIISFSATSPSLSPAHTPIFIRMAQNDSSQVKAIAAIVEAYGWREVVLIYENTEYGNGLVPHLIDALDAVDTKVPYRSVIDPIFEESHILEELENLKENSTRIFIVHMTGEHGSRFFSAVEKAGMMSEGYGWIVTEGLSVELDPSALERMDNMQGVLGVRTIVRNNEKLDDFKKRWKTLSFMENNIKYHAYRTHTITLFGLWAYDTVWALAMAVENATNYGKQSASLVNAILATKFQGLSGYVDLKGGQLESSVVEVFNVIGHKERIIGYWSPKRGLFQDDQEKQKVRQPVWPGYTMDQPPKLRFGVPVRKGFTEFVKVETIFNTTKVSGFVVDVFLEVLKALPFSVSYEFVPLENYGALAGPIANNKSMFDAGVGDITIVYDRTNYLNFTLPYLESVVSMVVSMKHDEKRNMWVFLKPLSWGLWLTTGAALVLIGFVVWFLEHRSNNTAFRGTPKQQLGIVFWFSFSTLVFAHRERLVSNWSRGLLIIWIFVVLIITQSYTASLTSMLTIESLQPEFIDIKEIKRNNYFVGYQNQSFVKTILINELGFNESQLKAYNTPEEYHEALSKGTNNGGVAAIFDESPYINVFLSKYDTGYATVGPFYKTNGLAFAFPPQSPLVPYFSRALLNVIEDKDKFEGIKNKYFSTRIVSKDQSTSILDSQGLTVNSFAGLFIITTIASFVSFTFYVFTFLYSQ; from the exons ATGACAATGTCAATGCTAAATCTCCAAAAGTACTTTCCCTCGCTCCCCTTCTACCTCATACTGTGCCTCTGGCCATTACACTTGATGGCAAGGGAGGTTACGATACCAATAGGGGTAGTTCTTGATTTGAACTCCCCAATTGGGAGCATGGCTAACAGCTGCATATGGATGGCACATCATGATTTCTATAAACAGCATCCTCGTTTTCAAACCAGACTTGATCTTCGAACAAGAAATTCTGGCGGTGATACAGTCAAAGCAGCATATGCAG CCTTTGATTTAATAACGAAAGAAAAGGTGAAGGCAATTATTGGACCTCAAAAATCAGAACAAGCAAGGCATGTAATAAACCTTGGGCGCGAGCTTGGCATCCCCATTATCTCCTTCTCCGCTACAAGTCCATCTCTTTCCCCAGCCCACACTCCCATTTTCATACGAATGGCACAAAATGATTCTTCTCAGGTGAAAGCCATAGCAGCCATTGTGGAAGCATATGGATGGCGAGAAGTTGTCCTTATATACGAAAACACTGAATACGGAAACGGTCTTGTCCCACATCTGATAGATGCATTGGATGCAGTGGACACAAAAGTACCTTACAGAAGCGTCATTGACCCCATTTTTGAAGAGTCCCACATTTTGGAAGAGCTCGAAAATCTCAAGGAAAATTCGACAAGAATATTCATTGTTCACATGACGGGTGAACATGGGTCGAGATTCTTTTCAGCTGTAGAGAAAGCTGGAATGATGAGTGAAGGGTATGGATGGATAGTCACTGAAGGGTTATCTGTTGAGTTAGATCCTTCAGCTCTAGAAAGAATGGACAACATGCAAGGTGTCTTGGGAGTGAGGACAATAGTGAGAAACAATGAAAAGCTCGATGATTTTAAGAAAAGATGGAAAACCTTGTCTTTTATGGAAAACAACATAAAGTATCACGCTTATCGTACTCATACCATCACATTGTTTGGGTTGTGGGCTTATGATACAGTGTGGGCATTAGCCATGGCCGTAGAAAATGCAACCAATTATGGGAAACAAAGTGCTTCCCTTGTAAATGCAATCCTAGCTACGAAATTCCAAGGCCTATCTGGGTATGTTGATTTGAAAGGAGGACAATTAGAGTCGTCAGTGGTTGAAGTGTTCAATGTGATAGGACACAAAGAGAGAATTATTGGATATTGGAGCCCTAAAAGAGGGCTATTCCAAGATGACCAAGAAAAGCAGAAAGTGAGGCAGCCAGTTTGGCCAGGTTACACAATGGATCAGCCACCCAAGTTGAGATTTGGGGTTCCTGTGAGAAAGGGTTTCACTGAATTTGTAAAAGTGGAAACCATATTTAACACCACAAAAGTTTCTGGGTTTGTTGTTGATGTGTTTTTAGAGGTCTTGAAGGCATTGCCTTTCTCAGTATCATACGAATTCGTCCCCCTAGAAAACTATGGCGCCCTTGCTGGACCTATTGCAAACAACAAGTCCATG TTCGATGCTGGAGTCGGAGACATAACAATTGTTTATGATCgcacaaattatttaaatttcacgTTGCCTTATTTAGAATCTGTGGTGTCAATGGTAGTTTCAATGAAGCATGATGAGAAACGAAACATGTGGGTGTTCTTAAAGCCTCTAAGTTGGGGTCTTTGGTTGACTACTGGTGCAGCCTTGGTCCTCATCGGTTTCGTTGTGTGGTTTCTAGAGCATCGCTCAAACAACACAGCCTTTAGGGGGACCCCAAAACAACAACTTGGcattgttttttggttttccttcTCCACACTTGTCTTTGCTCACC GGGAGAGATTGGTAAGTAATTGGTCCAGAGGTTTGTTGATTATATGGATATTTGTAGTGCTCATCATCACCCAAAGTTACACTGCAAGTTTAACTTCGATGCTAACAATAGAAAGCCTACAACCGGAATTCATTGacataaaagagataaaaaggaATAATTATTTTGTGGGATATCAGAATCAATCCTTcgtgaaaacaattttaataaatgaattaGGATTCAATGAGTCTCAGTTGAAGGCCTATAATACTCCTGAAGAGTATCATGAAGCACTTTCAAAAGGGACCAACAATGGTGGGGTGGCGGCTATCTTTGATGAAAGTCCATACATCAACGTTTTTCTATCAAAATATGACACTGGCTATGCTACGGTGGGACCgttttataaaacaaatggaCTTGCCTTT GCATTTCCCCCACAGTCACCTCTAGTGCCATATTTTTCGAGGGCACTCCTAAATGTCATTGAAGATAAAGACAAGTTTGAAGGGATTAAAAACAAGTATTTCTCGACAAGAATTGTCTCTAAAGATCAAAGTACCTCAATTTTAGACAGCCAAGGTCTTACGGTGAATAGCTTTGCAGGTCTTTTCATCATCACAACAATTGCCTCATTCGTATCATTCACATTTTATGTGTTTACTTTCCTATACTCACAATAG